TTCCCGGTCCTTTTCGGGCGGGAGTGCAAGATTGGTGTCGATCAACGATGTGTGGTGAATAAGCTGCGTCGGACGATTCCGGCCACCGGGTGCCCGGACCAGCAGTTGCGGCGGCACCGTGCGGTTGCCCGTTGCCAGCCGCAATGATTGATCGGGGGCGAGAATCCATTGATCCTCGAAGCGCTCGGTCAGATATTCTGCACAGAACCCCCAGAAGCTGGCGAACCAACCGGTACTTTCGCCTGTCGGCTCGTCCGGGCGGGAAGGGATATACCATCCGCGCATGACCTCCTTGAGGAAGCCGGCCGAGACGAGCCGTTCTCGATAGGTTCGGCTTATGTCGGCAGACTGGACGGCGATCCGACCTCGCGCTTGCAGGCGTTCCAAAACATCGAGGGCATCAGCCAATTTCTGCGCGGGGGTGGCCATGAATCGCTGGTATCATATTGCGCCTTTGAAGTCGCGCAACATTTCGCTTTTAGCGATGTTCTATAAATCGCTTTTACTGTGGTACAAAATATCGCTTTTGCTGAAGACGGACGAGGCACTGAGGGAGAAGCGAACCGGCTGGCAGATTTCTGCCAATTTTTCCAGACGCTAGCAGGAGCCATACGCTACCCAAGGCTTAATGCAGGCGTTGAAGATCTACCTGTCGTTGGCGCCGTGCGACATGCGCAAGGGGGTTTGACGGGCTGTCGGCGCAGGTCCGCAATATTCTTCAGCTTGATCCATTCTCGGGGAATGTCTTCCTGTTCCGCGGGAAAAGGGGCGACAGGTTGAAGGCCCTGGTATGGGACGGCTCAGGGCTATGCCTGTATGCGAAGCGTCTCGAGCGCGGAAAGTTCGTGTGGCCCCGTGCTCATGAGGGTGCGCTCCGGCTGTCGGCCGCCCAACTTGCGATGCTCGTCGAAGGGCTGAACTGGAAGCAGGCGATCGTCCACGACGAAGTCGTCACGCCGAGGCTCGCATAGCCAAAAAGATCAGGAAAACTGCCATTTTATGTAGGTTTTACCGTAGGCTTCGGCTATTATCTGCGGCATGCGGTTCGCCCTTGATCGCCTTCCCACAGACCCGGTTCTCCTGCAGAAAATGCTGCTGGAGATGGCCGATGTCATGGAGCAGGAACGGGCCGAACTGACGGCGGCGCAAGCCACGGTCAAAGCCCAGACTTTGCGGATCGAAAAGCTTGAGCATCGCGTCGCGCGGCTGCTGCGCGTCCAGTTCGGTCGCAGCTCCGAGAAAATGGATATCGCCCAGTTGCAGCTGATGTTCGAGGAGGTCGAGGCGCAGGAACCCGCCAACGATGAGGTGGCGGCGCCGCCTGTGGTGAAATCGGCTCGCAAACCCGGCAGCCGCGTTCCGCTTCCTGCGCACTTCCCGCGTCAGACAATCGATCATCAGCCCAGCCCGTGCAGTGCCGGTTGTAACGGGCCGTCAGTACAGATCGACGAGGCCGTCACCGAGGTCCTCGACTATGTCCCGGCGCGCTTCCGCGTCATCCGCCATGTCCGGCCCAGGCTGGTGTGCCGGTCCTGCGAGCAGATCCGCCAGGCGCCCGCCGTCGATCTGCCGCTGCCAAAGGTCATGGCGAGCAGCACCTTGCTGGCCCACCTCGTCGTCAGCCGCTTTGTCGATCATCAGCCCTGGCACCGGCAGTCAGTGATCTTCCGCCGCGTAGGACTCCACATCGATCGGGACGTGAGGAGCCGCTGGGCGCGGAAACAGGCATGGTTGCTGGCGCCGCTGGGCGAGCGGCTGTTCGCCTATATCCGAGAAGCCGCTAAAATCCATGGTGACGACACGCCGGTCACCTTGCTGGGCAATGGCGACGGCAGCCGGACTGGGCACTTCTGGGTATATCTGCGTGATGATCGCTCGAGCGGCGACATGAGCCCGCCTGCCGTGGCATTCCGCTTCAGCGCCGATCGTGGCGGGGCGCATCCGGCAGAACATCTCGCCGGCTATCAGGGATATCTTCAGGCGGACGGCTTTGCCGGGTACAACTCCCTTTACCGCGACCCCAAGACCAAGGCGCCCAGGAACATCGTCGAAGTGGGCTGCTGGAGCCACGCGCGCCGGAAATTTACCGACATACTCGAAAAGAGCCCGTCGCCGATCGCGGCGGAGGCGGTCGTGCGGATCGCCGAACTCTTCGCCATCGAACGCGATATCAAGGGTGTGCCACCCAATGAGCGAAGGCGCGTCCGCCAGAGCAAGGCAGTGCCCAAGCTCGATGCTTTACGCACCTGGCTCGAAACGCAGAACCGAGGCCTGTCGTCCGACAGCAATCTGGCGCGTGCGTGTCGCTATCCGCTCAATCGCTGGCAGGCCATGGTCCGCTACTGTGATGACGGTCGGCTTGAGATCAGCAACAATCTGGTGGAAAATGCCCTGCGCGGTGTCGCGCTCGGGCGCCGAAACTGGATGTTCGTTGGCTCCATGAAGGGCGAAGAGGCCGCGGCGCTCTTCTACTCCCTGGCCGGCACATGCCGGCTCAACGGCGTCGAGCCCGAGGCGTGGTTCACTAATGTCATTGAACGCATCGGCAGCCATCCGATCAATCGAATTGATGAACTGCTGCCATGGCGCTGGCAAGCCACACGCGATATTGCTCAGGCCGCATGACAAGCTCGCAGCCTCTAGCCGCCATCCTCGCCAACCCTAACTGGGATCCAGACCTGCTGCCGCCGCTCGAAATGGACGGATATCTGACCGGCATCCTGGTGACGCCGGGCCTGGAGGCCTCGGAATGGGTCAGTGGTCTGTGGACGACCAAGCCAGGTTCGGCAGCAGATGAACGGACGTCGCACGCTCTCGCGGCTGTTGTTGCACGCCGCAGAGCCATCGAAGCTGATCTTCAGAAGGGCTGGCCCGGCTTCCAGCCCAGCTTCTGTGAGCAGGGCAAAAAAGCCGATCATGCCAAGGTCAGGCAGTGGGTGAAGGGCTTCTGGCAAGCAATGAAGCTCGAGCCGCAATACTGGTCCGACCTGGCCGAGGAGGAACGGACCGCGACATTTATCAAGTTGCTGGTCGGCTTTATCGAGAGCCGTGAGCCCATCGAAGAACGCAATGACGCTGACGAAATCCGCGATGAGGCCGCAGCCCTGCTACCTCGCGCGATCGTCGGCATGAGGAAACTCGCCCTGCTGCGTGAGCGTAACGTCAATGCCCTTCGAACCATCCAGTCAAACAAGATCGGTCGTAATGAAGTCTGCCCATGCGGATCAGGCAAAAAGTTTAAGCGCTGCTGCGGAGCGTAATAGACCGCCACGTCAATGCCCGGTTACGTCGGCGCTTACCAATTTCGTGCGTAGCGGCAATCCCAATGGAGATGGCCTTCCCCAATGGCCACAGTTTGAAGGCCGGACCGTGATGGAGTTGGGCGACCATTTCGCGCCCCGTTCCGCGCTGTCGGCAGAGACGAGGGAGGCTTTCCGCGCGTTCCTCGCCAAGGGCGGCGAACTGGGGACGCGCTGACCGGCCACAGCCCGGCCGTTAAGCGTCCTGGCCCTGAAACAGCGCAGCCGGGGCAGTCATCGACGGCCCCGGCTACGTTTTGCATTATCGCTGGGCAGCGCCCGGATCAGCCGCCCGCGCAGCGGCCGCCGTCGATCAGATAAGAGCCGCCGTTGATGTGCCGTGCCTCGTCCGACACGAGGAAAGCGATCAGCGAAGCGACCTCTTCCGGCTCGCCAAGTCGGCCTTGCGGAGCGCGCGCCACCAGCATCTGCATCACATCCTCAGACGCATTGGCGAGGATGTCGGTGTTGATCGTGCCGGGGCAGACCGCGTTCACGCGGATATTGTCCTTGGCATAGTCGATCGCCGCGGCGCGGGTCATCGTCAGCACGGCGCCCTTGGAGGTGACGTAGGACCCCGCGCGCGGGGTCGCGCGGAAGCTGGCGACCGAAGCGAGGTTGACGATCGCGCCACCGCCATTGTCGAGCATGTGCGGGATAACGGCACGCTTCATCAGGAACAGGCCGCGCACGTTCACATTCTGCACCTTGTCCCAGGCGTCCAGCGGAATCTCGTGCAGCCTGCGCTGATTCGGGTCGGCGACCCCCGCGCTGTTGACCAGAATGTTGATCGCGCCCAGCTGCGCCACAGCGGCCGCGACCGTCGCGTCGACCGCATCGGCATCCGACACGTCGCAGGTCAGCGCGATTGCCCGTTCGGTCGAGGCCGCCTCGACCGTCTCCGCCAGCCTGTCGGAATTGAGATCAACACAGGCGACACGCGCGCCCTCCCGTGCCAGGCGGACGGCGACTTCGCGACCGATGCCCGACGCGGCACCGGTGACGAGAGCGACCTTGCCGTTGAAGCGATCGTTCATGTCTCTTCCTCTCAATCAGTCATGAAATGGCAGAGCGATCAGCGCTCCAGATCATATTCGGCGATATAGTCGGCGAAGGCGCTGCGAACATCGGCGTCGGAAATGCCATATTCTTCCGACGAATAGGCATGTTTGCCATGCTTGCCCTGCGGATTTGCAGCAAGCCATGTCTCCATTGCCGCCGCCGTCTCCTCGCTCATCTGCAGGCCGTAATGCGCATAGATGCGGCGCACGGTGCCCAGCGGATCGCTGACCAGATCCCGGTAGCCGATGTCGAGGCAATGCCCCGGATTCTGCTCCCGCGCCTCGGCCATGCGCTTTACGGCTCGCGAGTAGACGTCGAGGCGGATCGGGCCGACCTCCGTCTTCTCCCAGAACTTGGCGTTGCGATAGGTGAGGCTGGCGCCCGATGCGATGGTTTCCACCGGATTGCGGTGGAGGACCACCACGCGAGCATCGGGGAAAGTCGTCAGCAGCGGCCCCATCCCGATCGTGTGGGAGGGGTTCTTGAGCAGCCAGGTCTTTTCCGGCGCGCGCGCGCCCATCAGGCGAAGATTATCCTTGTACCGGCGATAGGATGGCGTTTCGTCCGTCTGGAAGAACCATTCGCGATATTCCGGCAGCGGCAGCATGGAGATGAACATGTTGCTGACAAAACTCTGCACCATCACCGTGATGCATTCGTCGGCCAGCCCTGCGCCCATTTCATGCGCCTGGCGCAGGCCGGGATTGGCGGTGAACATCGCCTCCAGCCGGTCATGCACCGCCTGATATTGCGGATGGCCTTCCCACTCCTCCTGCGGCGGAAGAACCAGCGGCGCTTCGCCAACCCAGCGCGGCGTCCACTGGAACTGCGGGTCGAGCGACATCAGAAAGTGCAGCAGCGTCGTGCCGCTGCGGGGCAGGCCGGTGATGACCAGCGGCGCGGTAACGGGATTTTGCAGCACTTGCGGCTCCGCGTTCCAGCCAGCCTGGGACGACAGGCGGCTGACCAGCGTATCGACGACAAGCGAAGAGACCCGTCCCGCGATCGCTTCGAGGCGGGCGCTGTTGCGGGCCGAGGACAAGAGCACGCCCAGCCCCTCGCGATAGGCATCGTCGCCGAAATCGCTGCTGCCCGCCCGGGCGGCGGCCTGCTCGTGCAGTGCCTCTTCGTTGATGAGATCAAGAGTATCGGAGCGGGTCATCAGCGTTGGAACCTCCGTGCAAGCTGTTCGCGACGCCGCGAGATGGCGCTCTTTCGCGCTGCGGCATCAATGGTCGGGTGATTGGCGGGGAGCGCGGCGCGGACATCGTCGACCTTCATCAGCCGTGATGCCGGAACCGGCAGTTTTTCATTGGGGCGGAACCAGCGATAGTGCAGGAAGCCGCGCTTCGTCCCGCCGGTGTCGAGCCAGTTGGGCGCGCCCGGATCGCGCGCCGAAATGATGAAGCGGGCCTTGCCGTCGCTGTCGACATGCGCCTGCTGCGCATTGAGCGAGGTCTGCCGGTTCATCAGGTCAGGCGTTTCCCACCAGACATTATAGAGGGTGAAGCTCCAATAGGGGCCGTCCGGAAGATCGGTCTCGATCAGGACCGCGTCGTCCTCTTCCAGATCGTAGCAGACGATCCCGTAATAGAGCCAGGCCTTGCCGTCGCTCACGGGGGGTTTGAAGTTCCTGACGCCCGGCGGCATGTTGCTGGGCGGCGTGATGATATTGGATGGATTGTCGGCCCGGACATTGGCGGCTCTTTGATTCCACCACCGCGCAGCCGCCACGAAGAGGCGGGTCGCATTGTCGATCTGCTCCGCCAGACGGTTGGCCGTCAGCCGGGGCGGATAGGCGGGGGCATCCGGATCAATCCGCTCGATGGTCAGCCAGCCAGGCGGCAGGTCGCGATCCCATTCCCAATCGTAACGGCGGATCGGCAGTCCCTGTCCGGCGACGGGATATTCATCCGCAATCTGCGTGTCGCCGCGCAACTGGGCGGGAATGGGGGTCCAGTTGCCGGCCATTTCCTCTGCCGACACCATGACTTCGAAAGTGCCATCGGGATCGACGTCGATGTTGTCGTGCCACAACTGCCCGATATTCAACGTCCTGCCATTATTATTGCCGCGCACGCGGTAACTGGCATCGCCGCGCAGGGCGGTCATGAAATAGGCGATGTTGGTGTCGGGACCGCCATAGCGATACCGGTCGTCCATCTGGCGGAAGAAAAGCGGAAAGTCGGGGTCGTTGAAGTCGAGCCGCTGTTCCAGGCTCATCGCGGCCAGGCGGCCGATCGCCCGCAGCAGTTCGGCAAGCTCATCGGCATCGCGCGGGTCGCCGATCCTGCCGTCGAGCGCTTCGTCGGCAATCTCCCCAAGCGCGCCGCAATAGCCGGCCCACGCCTTGCGCAAAGCCTCACGATCGCCTTCGCTGATTGCCATGCCTTCCTCCTCCTCATTCTCAATTGGCCCAGCATCACCCGATTGACCAGAAGCGATGCGCGCAGACGGCTTGCCGACGACCATTGATCGCAAGACCGATCCCGTCCCGATCGGTCGGGGAAAGGCTGCCGCGGTCGGCTCCCCTGGCTTGGCCATGTGGCGTCCGATCTCCAAGATCGAACGGTTGCAACTCTATTTTCCGGTGAAGCTCGGCGACCGCTTTTCCCGAAAGGCATTCACCGCCTCCCGGTGATCCGCGCTCAGGGCCGAAATGGTCTCATACCACACGGAAGCGTCGAGCATCGCTTCGAGCTGCTGGCGAAGCGGCAGGTTGATCGCCTGCTTCGTCAGATTGATCGCCACGCCTGCGCCGGCCGCGAGGCGGTCCGCCATGCCGAACGCGACCTCATCCAGGGATTCGCGGGGAACGGCGCGGTTGATAAGGCCCATCGCCGCGGCATCCTGCGCCAGAACCGGATCGCCGGTCAGCAGATATTCGCGTGCCTTCATATAGCCGATCAATTGCGGCCACATGAGCGCACCGCCGTCGCCGGCGGTGAGGCCGACGGCGACATGGGGGTCGGCGATCCGCACGCCCTCCACCGCATAGGTCAGGTCGCAGAACAGCGCGAGCGTCGCGCCCAGTCCGATGGCATGGCCGTTGATGCGGGCGATGATGGGCTTTTCCAGCCGGAGATAGGCCTGCAGGAGTCGCCGCGCTTCCAGAAAGCCATGGACGGTTCCGGCCGGGTCCGACAGCAGCCGATGCATCTCGTCAATGTCTCCGC
Above is a window of Sphingobium sp. JS3065 DNA encoding:
- a CDS encoding UPF0149 family protein; translated protein: MALASHTRYCSGRMTSSQPLAAILANPNWDPDLLPPLEMDGYLTGILVTPGLEASEWVSGLWTTKPGSAADERTSHALAAVVARRRAIEADLQKGWPGFQPSFCEQGKKADHAKVRQWVKGFWQAMKLEPQYWSDLAEEERTATFIKLLVGFIESREPIEERNDADEIRDEAAALLPRAIVGMRKLALLRERNVNALRTIQSNKIGRNEVCPCGSGKKFKRCCGA
- a CDS encoding sulfotransferase family protein; this encodes MTRSDTLDLINEEALHEQAAARAGSSDFGDDAYREGLGVLLSSARNSARLEAIAGRVSSLVVDTLVSRLSSQAGWNAEPQVLQNPVTAPLVITGLPRSGTTLLHFLMSLDPQFQWTPRWVGEAPLVLPPQEEWEGHPQYQAVHDRLEAMFTANPGLRQAHEMGAGLADECITVMVQSFVSNMFISMLPLPEYREWFFQTDETPSYRRYKDNLRLMGARAPEKTWLLKNPSHTIGMGPLLTTFPDARVVVLHRNPVETIASGASLTYRNAKFWEKTEVGPIRLDVYSRAVKRMAEAREQNPGHCLDIGYRDLVSDPLGTVRRIYAHYGLQMSEETAAAMETWLAANPQGKHGKHAYSSEEYGISDADVRSAFADYIAEYDLER
- a CDS encoding DUF1214 domain-containing protein — encoded protein: MAISEGDREALRKAWAGYCGALGEIADEALDGRIGDPRDADELAELLRAIGRLAAMSLEQRLDFNDPDFPLFFRQMDDRYRYGGPDTNIAYFMTALRGDASYRVRGNNNGRTLNIGQLWHDNIDVDPDGTFEVMVSAEEMAGNWTPIPAQLRGDTQIADEYPVAGQGLPIRRYDWEWDRDLPPGWLTIERIDPDAPAYPPRLTANRLAEQIDNATRLFVAAARWWNQRAANVRADNPSNIITPPSNMPPGVRNFKPPVSDGKAWLYYGIVCYDLEEDDAVLIETDLPDGPYWSFTLYNVWWETPDLMNRQTSLNAQQAHVDSDGKARFIISARDPGAPNWLDTGGTKRGFLHYRWFRPNEKLPVPASRLMKVDDVRAALPANHPTIDAAARKSAISRRREQLARRFQR
- the tnpC gene encoding IS66 family transposase; the protein is MADVMEQERAELTAAQATVKAQTLRIEKLEHRVARLLRVQFGRSSEKMDIAQLQLMFEEVEAQEPANDEVAAPPVVKSARKPGSRVPLPAHFPRQTIDHQPSPCSAGCNGPSVQIDEAVTEVLDYVPARFRVIRHVRPRLVCRSCEQIRQAPAVDLPLPKVMASSTLLAHLVVSRFVDHQPWHRQSVIFRRVGLHIDRDVRSRWARKQAWLLAPLGERLFAYIREAAKIHGDDTPVTLLGNGDGSRTGHFWVYLRDDRSSGDMSPPAVAFRFSADRGGAHPAEHLAGYQGYLQADGFAGYNSLYRDPKTKAPRNIVEVGCWSHARRKFTDILEKSPSPIAAEAVVRIAELFAIERDIKGVPPNERRRVRQSKAVPKLDALRTWLETQNRGLSSDSNLARACRYPLNRWQAMVRYCDDGRLEISNNLVENALRGVALGRRNWMFVGSMKGEEAAALFYSLAGTCRLNGVEPEAWFTNVIERIGSHPINRIDELLPWRWQATRDIAQAA
- a CDS encoding SDR family NAD(P)-dependent oxidoreductase encodes the protein MNDRFNGKVALVTGAASGIGREVAVRLAREGARVACVDLNSDRLAETVEAASTERAIALTCDVSDADAVDATVAAAVAQLGAINILVNSAGVADPNQRRLHEIPLDAWDKVQNVNVRGLFLMKRAVIPHMLDNGGGAIVNLASVASFRATPRAGSYVTSKGAVLTMTRAAAIDYAKDNIRVNAVCPGTINTDILANASEDVMQMLVARAPQGRLGEPEEVASLIAFLVSDEARHINGGSYLIDGGRCAGG
- a CDS encoding enoyl-CoA hydratase/isomerase family protein, producing the protein MDVYDYCTALKLERRANGVLVLTLDNPPTNAINGALHDDLRRVLEDANNDPETRVLVLTGAGEKAFCAGGDIDEMHRLLSDPAGTVHGFLEARRLLQAYLRLEKPIIARINGHAIGLGATLALFCDLTYAVEGVRIADPHVAVGLTAGDGGALMWPQLIGYMKAREYLLTGDPVLAQDAAAMGLINRAVPRESLDEVAFGMADRLAAGAGVAINLTKQAINLPLRQQLEAMLDASVWYETISALSADHREAVNAFREKRSPSFTGK